Proteins encoded by one window of Acuticoccus sp. MNP-M23:
- a CDS encoding tripartite tricarboxylate transporter permease, which translates to MEIIGYLWDALTPFNLMLALVGVILGTVVGALPGLSATMAVAVLVPFTFTMDPAAGLIALGAIYTGAIYGGAYAAILVNTPGTPSAIATTFDGFPMAKRGDGGLAISLATIASVVGGIVGAISLLLLAPPLARVALAFGPTEYFWLAIFGLTLIAALSVGNTLKGLIGACIGLFLSMIGVAVVGGDVRYTLGMQRFLGGIDLTSAIIGLYCIPVLLDLVATRDPHLKPAETGGLRLPESWRIAWAGKFNIVRSSIIGTVIGILPGAGGSIAGLVSYTEARRASKTPERFGKGAPEGVIATEAANNATVGGGFIPTLVLGIPGTPPDAIILGALLVQGIKIGPTLFSNEAGVVYTFIWGLLIATILMLPIGMLLGRYAYGTMIKIPKAVLAPTVALLTIIGSFAIHSNVDDAQLMVGLGLIAWVLARYGFAPSPIVLGLVLGSIAEQGFVQTYLIGNASNRLAEMFFGRPISIGIIIAAVLTLAYPIVAEQMAKKKAARAAGTTAPAKVTERGRDVPGMVICAAFVGVGVLILLGTQSLSPLGAVFPSTIGVILIVLSLAFIALGLAGRTPVAVPAAGSGGGPARRIGLGAIMLAYVVLLPVIGFFVTSLAAFFATMVVADYDRPGLKTWLIWATTGVTIVAGFWWLMANVLLLRMPNGVLF; encoded by the coding sequence ATGGAGATCATCGGCTACCTCTGGGACGCGCTGACGCCGTTCAACCTGATGCTGGCGCTTGTCGGCGTCATCCTCGGCACGGTGGTGGGCGCCCTTCCCGGGCTCTCCGCGACCATGGCGGTGGCCGTACTGGTCCCCTTCACCTTCACCATGGATCCCGCCGCGGGCCTCATCGCCCTCGGCGCGATCTACACCGGCGCGATCTATGGCGGCGCCTATGCCGCCATTCTCGTCAACACGCCGGGCACCCCGTCGGCCATCGCAACCACGTTCGACGGCTTTCCCATGGCCAAGCGCGGCGATGGCGGGCTTGCCATCTCTCTGGCCACCATCGCCTCGGTGGTCGGCGGCATCGTCGGCGCGATCAGCCTCCTTTTGCTGGCCCCGCCGCTTGCCAGGGTGGCGCTCGCATTCGGCCCGACGGAATATTTCTGGCTCGCCATCTTCGGCCTCACGCTGATTGCCGCGCTCTCGGTCGGCAATACGCTGAAGGGCCTGATCGGCGCCTGCATCGGCCTGTTCCTGTCGATGATCGGCGTTGCCGTCGTCGGCGGCGACGTGCGCTATACGCTGGGCATGCAGCGCTTCCTGGGCGGCATCGACCTCACGTCCGCCATCATCGGCCTTTACTGCATTCCCGTCCTTCTCGACCTTGTCGCCACCCGCGACCCGCACCTGAAGCCCGCCGAAACCGGGGGCCTGCGCCTGCCGGAAAGCTGGCGGATCGCTTGGGCCGGCAAGTTCAATATCGTCCGCTCATCGATCATCGGCACCGTCATCGGCATTTTGCCGGGCGCGGGCGGCTCCATCGCGGGGCTGGTCTCCTATACCGAAGCGCGGCGTGCATCCAAGACGCCGGAGCGCTTCGGCAAGGGTGCGCCCGAAGGCGTGATCGCCACGGAGGCGGCCAACAACGCCACCGTCGGCGGCGGCTTCATCCCGACGCTGGTGCTCGGCATCCCCGGCACGCCACCCGACGCGATCATTCTGGGCGCGCTTCTGGTGCAAGGCATCAAGATCGGGCCGACGCTGTTCTCCAACGAGGCGGGCGTCGTCTACACCTTCATCTGGGGCCTTCTGATCGCAACCATCCTGATGCTCCCCATCGGGATGCTCCTCGGCCGCTACGCCTATGGCACGATGATCAAGATCCCCAAGGCGGTGCTGGCGCCGACCGTGGCGCTCCTCACCATCATCGGCTCGTTCGCGATCCACTCCAACGTGGACGACGCGCAGCTGATGGTCGGCCTCGGCCTCATCGCCTGGGTGCTGGCGCGCTACGGCTTCGCCCCCTCGCCCATCGTCCTCGGCCTCGTGCTGGGCTCCATCGCCGAACAGGGGTTCGTGCAGACCTACCTCATCGGCAATGCGTCCAACCGGCTGGCGGAGATGTTCTTCGGCCGCCCGATCAGCATTGGCATCATCATCGCCGCGGTGCTGACGCTGGCCTACCCCATTGTCGCGGAGCAGATGGCGAAGAAAAAGGCGGCACGGGCAGCGGGCACAACGGCCCCGGCGAAAGTGACGGAGCGCGGGCGCGACGTGCCGGGCATGGTCATCTGCGCCGCGTTCGTCGGCGTCGGCGTGCTCATTCTCCTTGGCACCCAAAGCCTTTCGCCGCTGGGTGCCGTGTTCCCGTCCACCATCGGCGTGATCCTCATCGTGCTCTCGCTGGCGTTCATCGCGCTGGGCCTTGCCGGGCGCACGCCCGTTGCCGTGCCGGCGGCGGGCAGCGGCGGGGGACCGGCGCGGCGCATCGGCCTTGGCGCCATCATGCTCGCCTACGTGGTGCTGCTTCCCGTCATCGGCTTCTTCGTCACCAGCCTTGCGGCCTTCTTCGCCACCATGGTGGTTGCCGACTACGACCGGCCGGGCCTGAAAACGTGGCTCATCTGGGCCACGACGGGTGTCACCATCGTCGCCGGCTTCTGGTGGCTGATGGCCAATGTTCTTCTTCTGCGGATGCCGAACGGCGTCCTTTTCTAG
- a CDS encoding tripartite tricarboxylate transporter substrate binding protein — MKIFAITTALAAFAVATPLAAQTAENFPTKAMTYIIPFNAGGESDVSARYQQSEWEPVTGQDVVIQYQAGAGGAQAWSQLNSIEGDGYTVMGINLPHTVLQPMAGSVGYTTEELTPVNYFHYTPNAIFVAKDSEFQTLEDLVSYAKENPGLVTFAGSGSNSANNLAAVQFNELADVITTYVPFSGTGPSITAILGQQTTAGFNYATSGVNQGDEMRMLAVAAEERMPAFPDVPTFKELGYDLVGGAYRGVAVPASASEEMRKRISDIVSEINARPDFVKKMEDGGFVLTNIGYAEMPAFMEERVAEYTAGAKSLGITK; from the coding sequence ATGAAGATTTTCGCCATCACCACGGCGCTCGCGGCATTTGCCGTTGCGACACCGCTGGCGGCCCAGACCGCCGAGAATTTCCCCACCAAGGCGATGACCTACATCATCCCGTTCAACGCGGGCGGCGAGTCCGACGTTTCGGCACGCTACCAGCAGTCCGAGTGGGAACCCGTCACGGGTCAGGACGTGGTCATCCAGTATCAGGCAGGTGCAGGCGGCGCGCAGGCGTGGTCTCAGCTCAATTCCATCGAGGGTGACGGTTACACCGTGATGGGCATCAACCTGCCGCACACGGTGCTGCAGCCGATGGCAGGCTCGGTCGGCTACACCACCGAGGAGCTGACCCCGGTCAACTACTTCCACTACACGCCCAACGCGATTTTCGTGGCGAAGGACAGCGAGTTCCAGACGCTGGAAGACCTCGTCAGCTACGCCAAGGAAAACCCCGGCCTCGTGACCTTCGCAGGCTCCGGCTCCAACTCGGCGAACAACCTCGCCGCCGTCCAGTTCAATGAGCTGGCGGACGTCATCACCACCTACGTGCCTTTCTCCGGCACCGGCCCGTCGATCACTGCGATCCTCGGCCAGCAGACGACTGCCGGCTTCAACTACGCGACGTCGGGCGTCAACCAGGGCGACGAGATGCGGATGCTGGCTGTCGCCGCCGAAGAGCGGATGCCCGCGTTCCCCGACGTGCCGACCTTCAAGGAACTCGGCTATGACCTCGTCGGCGGCGCCTACCGCGGCGTTGCGGTTCCGGCGTCGGCTTCGGAAGAGATGCGCAAGCGGATTTCCGACATCGTGTCCGAGATCAACGCCCGGCCCGACTTCGTGAAGAAGATGGAAGACGGCGGCTTCGTCCTCACCAACATCGGCTATGCGGAGATGCCGGCATTCATGGAAGAGCGCGTGGCGGAATACACCGCAGGCGCCAAGTCGCTCGGCATCACCAAGTAA
- a CDS encoding LysR family transcriptional regulator, which translates to MAASDLAFFVLLARRESFSATARELGVSASAVSRRLVRLEDRLGVRLLNRTTRRVSLTGEGKSYFGEAVRILGDIEALEHSLSKARDTPSGLLRINATLGFGRAYLSPAIAEFRGLYPDVEIQLVLTDAPLNLVEEGLDLGIRFGSPPASRMITRLLQRNRRFLCAAPAYIQAHGIPQTLAALQAHDCIVLRQDHDTYDVWRFDEVDGGVPSAKVAGSLSTNDGEIALGWVLGGHGIMLRSEWDIAGHLREGRLRKILPQYWQTANIAAVYPERHNLSAKVRAFVDYLGSRLPTAR; encoded by the coding sequence ATGGCGGCCTCCGACCTTGCCTTCTTCGTGCTTCTGGCCCGGCGCGAGAGTTTCAGCGCCACGGCACGTGAACTCGGCGTTTCCGCATCGGCCGTCAGCCGGCGGCTGGTGCGGCTGGAGGACCGGCTGGGCGTGCGGCTTCTCAACCGCACCACCCGCCGCGTCAGCCTGACGGGGGAGGGCAAGTCCTATTTTGGCGAGGCCGTGCGCATTCTGGGCGACATCGAGGCGCTGGAACACAGCCTGTCCAAGGCGCGCGACACGCCGTCTGGCCTTCTCCGGATCAACGCCACTCTGGGCTTCGGCCGGGCCTATCTCTCACCGGCCATTGCCGAGTTTCGCGGGCTTTATCCGGATGTCGAGATCCAGCTCGTCCTCACCGATGCACCGCTGAACCTGGTGGAGGAGGGGCTTGACCTTGGCATCCGCTTCGGCTCGCCGCCGGCCAGCCGGATGATCACCCGTCTCCTGCAACGCAACCGCCGTTTTCTGTGCGCAGCGCCAGCCTATATTCAGGCCCACGGCATACCGCAGACACTGGCCGCATTGCAGGCGCACGACTGCATCGTCCTGCGTCAGGACCATGACACCTACGATGTCTGGCGGTTCGACGAGGTCGATGGCGGGGTGCCGTCGGCCAAGGTCGCCGGATCGTTGAGCACCAATGATGGGGAGATTGCGCTGGGCTGGGTGCTGGGCGGGCATGGCATCATGCTGCGCTCGGAGTGGGACATTGCGGGCCACCTGCGGGAGGGGCGCCTTCGCAAAATTCTGCCGCAATACTGGCAGACGGCAAATATCGCGGCGGTCTACCCGGAGCGCCACAACCTGTCGGCCAAGGTCCGCGCCTTCGTGGACTATCTCGGCTCGCGCCTTCCCACCGCCCGTTAG
- a CDS encoding fasciclin domain-containing protein, whose protein sequence is MNSHIRAATLGLAVLFSGSALAQDATIVATAQATPTLSTLVTAVSEAGLVDTLNSEGPFTVFAPTNDAFAALPDGALDGLLADKDALAGVLTYHVIGSEVMAADLIGMIEAGDDEVAVETVNGASFAAAFVDGGVQLTDGQGNTVNVVATDVAASNGVVHVIDGVLMP, encoded by the coding sequence ATGAATAGTCACATTCGCGCAGCAACTCTTGGCCTCGCCGTGCTTTTCAGCGGCAGCGCTCTGGCGCAGGACGCAACCATCGTCGCAACGGCGCAAGCCACGCCGACGCTTTCCACCCTGGTGACGGCGGTCAGCGAAGCCGGTCTCGTCGATACGCTGAACAGCGAAGGCCCGTTCACCGTGTTCGCCCCGACCAATGATGCATTCGCAGCCCTTCCCGACGGCGCGCTCGACGGGCTCCTCGCCGACAAGGACGCTCTCGCCGGTGTGCTCACCTACCATGTGATCGGATCGGAAGTGATGGCGGCCGACCTGATCGGCATGATCGAAGCCGGCGACGATGAAGTTGCCGTCGAAACCGTCAACGGCGCCAGCTTCGCAGCCGCATTCGTCGATGGCGGCGTTCAGCTTACCGATGGCCAGGGCAACACCGTCAACGTGGTGGCGACGGATGTGGCGGCCTCAAACGGCGTCGTCCATGTGATCGACGGCGTGCTCATGCCCTGA
- a CDS encoding substrate-binding domain-containing protein has product MAGVATCAMLTPAMAQDDLTRAQELVDTYSKPNPPWDGPTTGPAAQPDKVVVYVSTDQRNGGARGAGEGVIEAGEKIGWDVRTIDGQGTVSGRSSGLTQAIALQPDAIVLGGIDVNEQATLIQQAADAGIKLVGWHAYSTVGPHPTLPVFTNVSTDPMVVAEAAASYAITQSDGKAGAVVFTDSVYELAVAKARKMEEVIKACSGCTVLEFVDTPLSDTSTRMPPLTTSLLQRYGADWTYSLSINDLTFDFMAPSLASAGIDGEGPPVNISAGDGSEAAFQRIRDKQYQAATVAEPLRLQGWQVIDEINRALAGEKDSGYVAPPHLFTPDNIAFDGGPNNIYDPNNDYPAIYAKIWGVN; this is encoded by the coding sequence ATGGCCGGTGTGGCCACCTGCGCCATGCTGACGCCGGCCATGGCGCAGGACGATCTGACCCGGGCGCAGGAGCTGGTCGACACCTACTCCAAGCCCAACCCGCCGTGGGACGGACCCACCACCGGCCCCGCCGCGCAGCCGGACAAGGTGGTCGTCTATGTGTCGACCGACCAGCGCAACGGCGGCGCCCGCGGTGCCGGCGAAGGCGTGATCGAGGCCGGCGAAAAGATCGGCTGGGACGTGCGCACCATCGACGGGCAGGGCACCGTTTCGGGCCGCTCCAGCGGCCTCACCCAGGCGATCGCGCTGCAGCCCGATGCCATTGTGCTCGGCGGCATCGACGTCAACGAGCAGGCAACGCTGATCCAGCAGGCCGCGGACGCCGGCATCAAGCTCGTCGGCTGGCACGCCTACTCCACCGTCGGCCCGCACCCGACGCTGCCGGTCTTCACCAACGTGTCGACCGACCCGATGGTGGTCGCCGAAGCCGCCGCCTCCTACGCGATCACTCAGTCGGACGGGAAAGCCGGCGCGGTGGTGTTCACAGACAGCGTCTACGAGCTTGCCGTCGCCAAGGCGCGCAAGATGGAAGAGGTCATCAAGGCCTGCTCCGGCTGCACGGTGCTCGAATTCGTCGACACGCCGCTCTCCGACACGTCCACCCGGATGCCGCCGCTCACCACCTCGCTCCTCCAGCGTTATGGCGCGGACTGGACCTACTCGCTCTCCATCAACGACCTGACGTTCGACTTCATGGCGCCTTCGCTGGCCTCCGCCGGCATCGACGGCGAGGGCCCGCCCGTCAACATCTCCGCCGGTGACGGCAGCGAGGCGGCGTTCCAGCGCATCCGCGACAAGCAGTATCAGGCGGCAACCGTTGCCGAGCCGCTGCGGCTTCAGGGCTGGCAGGTGATCGACGAGATCAACCGCGCGCTGGCGGGCGAAAAGGACTCCGGCTACGTGGCCCCGCCGCACCTCTTCACGCCCGACAACATCGCGTTCGATGGCGGCCCGAACAACATCTACGACCCGAACAACGACTATCCGGCCATCTACGCCAAGATCTGGGGCGTCAACTAA
- a CDS encoding ABC transporter permease: MNSLKSNALEPTAFELRHMSRGAKIARLLPVYGIPILLVILIIAFSVLLPRTFPTMLNLRSILGDKAIIALLSLAAMVPMMAGRIDLTVGYGIVLWHILAIGLQTQFGFEWWQAVLIVLFLGAMLGLFNGVLVELAQIDSFIATLGTGTVIYAIALWYTGGRQIIGSLPAAFTDLYTTQVFGLPIAAFYVLGIAVVLWVVTEYLPVGRYLYAIGANPRAAELNGIPTRRYVLGAFITSGVLTALAGAILAAKLRIGQASVGLEYLLPALVGAFLGSTTIKPGRVNVWGTVAAVAILAVGISGIQQMGGAFFVEPLFNGVTLVFAIGLAGYAQRKRGSVRHKHRPVTDAPATPSPTASRDDTSRG, translated from the coding sequence ATGAATTCGCTCAAGTCCAACGCCCTCGAACCCACCGCGTTCGAGCTGCGGCACATGTCGCGCGGCGCGAAGATTGCCCGCCTGCTGCCGGTCTACGGCATCCCGATCCTGCTGGTGATCCTCATCATCGCCTTCTCGGTGCTCCTGCCCCGCACGTTCCCCACCATGCTGAACCTGCGCTCGATTCTGGGCGACAAGGCAATCATCGCCCTCCTCTCGCTGGCGGCGATGGTGCCGATGATGGCCGGCCGGATCGACCTCACGGTGGGATACGGCATCGTTCTTTGGCATATCCTCGCCATCGGGTTGCAGACGCAGTTCGGGTTCGAGTGGTGGCAGGCCGTTCTCATCGTCCTGTTCCTTGGCGCGATGCTCGGGCTTTTCAACGGCGTTCTGGTCGAGCTGGCGCAGATCGATTCCTTCATCGCGACGCTCGGCACGGGCACGGTAATCTACGCCATCGCGCTCTGGTACACCGGTGGGCGCCAGATCATCGGCTCACTGCCCGCCGCCTTCACCGACCTTTACACGACGCAGGTGTTCGGCCTGCCGATTGCCGCATTCTACGTGCTTGGCATCGCCGTGGTGCTGTGGGTGGTGACCGAGTATCTTCCCGTGGGGCGCTATCTTTATGCCATCGGCGCCAACCCGCGCGCCGCCGAGCTGAACGGCATCCCGACGCGGCGCTATGTGCTGGGCGCCTTCATCACCTCCGGCGTGCTGACCGCGCTGGCCGGCGCCATTCTCGCCGCCAAACTGCGCATCGGGCAGGCCAGCGTCGGCCTCGAATATCTCCTGCCGGCGCTGGTGGGCGCCTTCCTCGGCTCCACCACCATCAAGCCGGGGCGCGTCAACGTCTGGGGCACGGTGGCCGCGGTGGCGATTCTTGCCGTCGGCATCTCCGGCATCCAGCAGATGGGCGGCGCCTTCTTCGTCGAGCCGCTGTTCAACGGCGTGACGCTGGTCTTCGCCATCGGCCTCGCCGGCTACGCCCAGCGCAAGCGCGGCAGCGTGCGCCACAAGCACCGGCCCGTCACCGACGCGCCGGCAACACCATCCCCCACGGCCAGCCGGGACGACACGAGCCGCGGGTAA
- a CDS encoding sugar ABC transporter ATP-binding protein — MKKTFGGTVAVDDVSFEIYPGEVLALLGENGAGKSTLIKILAGVHQPDQGEIRFDGAPYTPRSAGGRVSFIHQDLGLIEWMTVAENIAIYKGYRRPLGLIDWRATSREAVEALSVVAGDIDPDRRIQELSRTEKSLVAIARAVSMNASVLVLDEPTASLPKDEVDVLFKVLRRLRERGVAIIYVSHRLDEVMAISDRLAVLRDGRLVGVRPTRETNPDALVQMIIGRPPESLFVRPPRPSGDTALKLEGLMVDGIGPVDCTIGKGEIVAFVGLRGAGQEDIGRAVFGDRARDAGSVVLDGRALELSGPRSAIANGIGFVAGDRTSDSVAHRLTVRENMFLNPAAGGRSLFGLRTPASEAAETRRLGERVTLSPNDPDAPMETLSGGNQQKVVFARWMRIGGAVLILEDPTAGVDVGAKGEIYRLLGAAVSAGLTLILISTDFEEVCAICHRALVFRDGRIVATLDQDELSMERLTHAAALVEPARATPSRTAAAPARTEPGR; from the coding sequence ATGAAGAAGACGTTTGGCGGCACAGTTGCCGTCGACGACGTATCCTTCGAAATCTATCCGGGTGAAGTTCTTGCCCTGCTTGGCGAAAATGGCGCCGGCAAATCAACCCTGATCAAGATCCTGGCGGGCGTCCATCAGCCGGACCAGGGCGAGATCCGCTTTGATGGCGCGCCCTACACCCCGCGCTCGGCGGGCGGCCGCGTGTCGTTCATCCATCAGGATCTGGGGCTGATCGAGTGGATGACGGTCGCGGAGAATATCGCGATCTACAAGGGCTATCGCCGCCCTCTCGGGCTGATCGACTGGCGCGCCACCTCGCGCGAGGCGGTGGAGGCACTCTCCGTCGTCGCCGGCGACATCGATCCCGACCGCCGGATCCAGGAGCTGAGCCGCACCGAAAAATCCCTCGTCGCCATTGCCCGCGCGGTCAGCATGAATGCCTCCGTGCTGGTGCTGGACGAGCCGACCGCCAGCCTTCCCAAGGACGAGGTGGACGTTCTGTTCAAGGTCCTGCGGCGACTGCGCGAGCGGGGTGTCGCCATCATCTACGTGTCGCACCGGCTCGATGAGGTGATGGCGATTTCCGACCGCCTCGCCGTCCTCCGCGATGGCCGCCTTGTGGGGGTGCGCCCCACCCGCGAAACCAACCCCGACGCGCTGGTGCAGATGATTATCGGCCGGCCGCCCGAAAGCCTGTTCGTGCGGCCGCCCCGGCCGTCCGGCGACACTGCCCTCAAGCTGGAGGGCCTGATGGTGGACGGCATCGGCCCGGTGGACTGCACAATCGGCAAGGGCGAGATCGTCGCGTTTGTGGGGCTGCGCGGTGCGGGGCAGGAAGACATCGGCCGTGCGGTGTTCGGCGACCGCGCGCGGGATGCCGGCTCGGTGGTGCTGGATGGCCGGGCGCTGGAGCTGTCCGGCCCGCGCAGTGCCATCGCAAACGGGATCGGGTTCGTTGCCGGGGACCGCACCTCGGATTCGGTGGCCCACCGGCTCACCGTGCGCGAAAACATGTTCCTCAACCCGGCCGCCGGCGGGCGCTCCCTCTTCGGGCTCCGCACCCCCGCCAGCGAGGCTGCGGAAACGCGCCGCCTCGGCGAGCGCGTCACCCTTTCGCCCAACGATCCCGATGCGCCGATGGAGACCCTTTCGGGCGGCAATCAGCAAAAGGTCGTCTTCGCGCGCTGGATGCGCATCGGCGGCGCGGTCCTCATCCTCGAAGACCCCACGGCGGGCGTCGACGTCGGTGCAAAGGGCGAAATCTACCGCCTCCTCGGTGCCGCGGTCAGCGCCGGCCTCACCTTGATCCTCATCTCCACCGACTTTGAGGAGGTGTGCGCCATCTGCCACCGCGCACTGGTCTTCCGCGACGGCAGGATCGTCGCCACGCTCGATCAGGACGAGCTGTCCATGGAGCGACTCACCCATGCGGCCGCTCTGGTGGAGCCTGCCCGCGCGACCCCCTCTCGCACAGCGGCCGCCCCGGCCCGCACGGAGCCCGGCCGATGA
- a CDS encoding ABC transporter ATP-binding protein: MEHAAALATNGVSMDFGAFRAVDSVSLSIARGSITGLIGPNGAGKSTFFNLIAGDLRPSEGKVSLGGADVTGLTPDALFRKGLARTFQIPRPFRRMSVLENVMLAPQGQAGETVLGAVFGRARMRAEEERLRVRALDILDFMTLADLADHPAGKLSGGQMKLLELARALMGEPSIILLDEPAAGVNPSLTRILIDRIEELNRQGKTFFIIEHDMDFVMRHCQPVIALAEGRVVFEGTAEEAQSNALLLEAYLGTPVH; encoded by the coding sequence TTGGAGCATGCGGCGGCCCTTGCAACCAACGGCGTGTCGATGGACTTCGGTGCATTCCGCGCCGTCGACAGCGTCTCGCTTTCCATCGCGAGAGGCTCGATCACGGGCCTGATCGGGCCCAACGGCGCGGGCAAGTCCACCTTCTTCAATCTCATCGCAGGCGACCTTCGGCCAAGCGAGGGCAAGGTCTCGCTGGGCGGGGCGGACGTGACCGGGCTCACCCCCGATGCGCTCTTCCGCAAGGGCCTTGCGCGCACATTCCAGATCCCCCGGCCATTTCGCCGGATGAGCGTTCTGGAAAACGTGATGCTGGCCCCGCAGGGGCAGGCCGGTGAGACTGTGCTGGGCGCGGTTTTCGGGCGGGCGCGGATGCGGGCCGAAGAAGAGCGCCTGCGGGTGCGGGCGCTCGATATCCTCGATTTCATGACGCTGGCCGACCTTGCCGACCATCCGGCCGGCAAGCTCTCGGGCGGCCAGATGAAGCTCCTGGAGCTGGCCCGTGCGCTGATGGGCGAGCCGTCCATCATCCTGCTGGACGAGCCGGCTGCCGGCGTGAACCCCTCGCTGACCCGGATCCTCATCGACCGCATCGAAGAGCTGAACCGGCAGGGCAAGACCTTCTTCATCATCGAGCACGACATGGATTTCGTCATGCGCCACTGTCAGCCGGTCATCGCTCTGGCGGAAGGGCGGGTGGTCTTCGAGGGCACGGCAGAAGAGGCGCAATCCAACGCGCTTCTTCTGGAAGCCTATCTCGGGACACCGGTCCATTGA
- a CDS encoding ABC transporter ATP-binding protein, translating to MTGAPPVLSVAGLEAGYTRDLPILRGINLSLEAQSLTTIIGPNGAGKSTLIKAIAGIVPVSAGSIKLNDRDIVGIRTDQIGGLGLAYVPQNDNVFRSLTIAQNLLLTLRRAPDRKTRLAELYDLFPALAEKKTERAGSLSGGQRQMLAVAMALALHPRVILMDEPSAGLSPKVAQDVLGLARQLTREGVSILLVEQNVKQALAVSDYCYVLAEGRNQVDGPADKILSDPVVGEIYLGGRRMA from the coding sequence TTGACCGGCGCACCGCCCGTCCTTTCGGTGGCAGGGCTGGAAGCCGGCTATACGCGGGATCTTCCCATCCTGCGCGGCATCAATCTTTCGCTTGAGGCGCAGAGCCTCACCACCATCATCGGCCCCAACGGCGCCGGCAAGTCCACGCTGATCAAGGCGATTGCGGGGATCGTTCCGGTCAGCGCCGGTTCGATCAAGCTGAACGACCGCGATATCGTCGGCATCCGTACCGACCAGATCGGCGGGCTGGGCCTTGCCTACGTGCCGCAGAACGACAACGTCTTCCGCAGCCTGACCATCGCCCAGAACCTCCTGCTGACGCTGCGCCGGGCGCCGGACCGGAAGACGCGGCTGGCCGAGTTGTACGACCTGTTTCCCGCTCTGGCCGAAAAGAAGACCGAGCGTGCCGGTTCGCTTTCGGGCGGGCAGCGGCAGATGCTGGCGGTGGCCATGGCGCTGGCGCTCCACCCGCGTGTGATCCTGATGGACGAACCGTCCGCCGGGCTTTCCCCCAAGGTGGCGCAGGATGTGCTCGGTCTCGCACGCCAGCTTACGCGCGAGGGCGTCTCCATCCTTCTGGTGGAGCAGAACGTGAAGCAGGCGCTCGCCGTCTCAGACTATTGCTACGTCCTTGCCGAGGGTCGCAATCAGGTGGATGGCCCGGCGGACAAGATCCTGTCCGACCCGGTGGTCGGCGAGATCTACCTTGGCGGCAGAAGGATGGCCTGA
- a CDS encoding branched-chain amino acid ABC transporter permease, protein MLQNAVDGILNGAIISLGAIGLTLVMHLLRFANFSYAELLAIGAYVALVFDRLFVALVPAFDAKIGPLSLTIALALAGLVAIVAAGLSAVVIDRLVFKRIREKADTLSMVFASFGVALIVRNLISLIFGLKTQLYSNDIAFAIVVSTDPFLLVKPDQVFVLIAAVTIMLIFHLVLSRTAFGYALRAVAENPQLAEVSGVRLSRIINMVWLIGGGLSGAAGVLYALTNNMSPLLGHNFVLPVFAATIVGGIGSVYGAVLGGFVVGIASALALMILPSGYIPAMPFLIILAVLMVRPHGFFGEERP, encoded by the coding sequence ATGCTACAAAATGCTGTCGACGGCATCCTCAACGGCGCCATCATCTCGCTGGGTGCCATCGGGCTGACGCTGGTCATGCACCTCTTGCGGTTCGCCAACTTCTCCTACGCCGAACTTCTGGCCATCGGCGCTTACGTCGCGCTGGTGTTCGACCGGCTGTTCGTCGCCCTGGTGCCGGCGTTCGATGCCAAGATCGGCCCGCTCAGTCTCACCATTGCGCTGGCGCTCGCCGGCCTGGTCGCCATCGTGGCGGCGGGTCTGTCCGCGGTGGTGATCGACCGCCTCGTCTTCAAGCGAATACGGGAAAAGGCGGACACGCTGTCGATGGTGTTCGCCTCGTTCGGCGTCGCGCTGATCGTGCGCAACCTGATCTCGCTGATCTTCGGGCTGAAGACCCAGCTTTATTCCAACGACATCGCCTTTGCGATCGTCGTCAGCACCGACCCGTTCCTCCTCGTCAAGCCGGACCAGGTGTTCGTGCTCATCGCAGCCGTCACCATCATGCTGATCTTCCACCTCGTCCTGTCGCGCACCGCGTTCGGCTACGCGCTGCGGGCGGTGGCGGAGAATCCGCAGCTGGCAGAGGTGTCCGGCGTTCGGCTGTCGCGGATCATCAACATGGTCTGGCTGATTGGCGGCGGGCTGTCGGGCGCTGCGGGCGTCCTTTATGCGCTCACCAACAACATGTCGCCGCTCCTTGGCCACAACTTCGTCCTGCCGGTGTTTGCCGCCACCATTGTCGGCGGGATCGGCAGCGTCTACGGCGCGGTGCTTGGGGGGTTCGTGGTCGGGATCGCGTCGGCGCTGGCGCTGATGATCCTGCCGTCGGGCTATATTCCCGCCATGCCGTTTCTCATCATCCTTGCCGTCCTCATGGTGCGGCCGCACGGCTTCTTCGGGGAGGAGCGGCCGTGA